A genomic segment from [Flavobacterium] thermophilum encodes:
- the yehU gene encoding Probable sensor-like histidine kinase YehU has translation MIAEPLFHLILIFSVLLPLISLTVLALLGVAEKEVDYWQLEHARLRLEKELQESKYMQLHQQIRPHFFFNALNAFLSLARLGKNEEMIRGMEHFALFLRDSYETKQPLIPFKQEWAHTSNYLAVQQLRFGSRLSVSVQMDPDGERALIPSYTLQTLVENAFKHGLEKKAGEKCLAIDFRRQGNWVYLRVCDNGNEGKELSITNEGVGLDNLRKRFALLFDLPTQLVLQKDERGWTEALVVWPYVPGDEG, from the coding sequence ATGATTGCCGAGCCATTATTTCATCTCATTCTCATTTTCAGCGTATTGTTGCCGCTTATATCGTTAACAGTGTTGGCGCTGTTGGGAGTAGCGGAAAAAGAAGTGGATTATTGGCAGTTGGAACATGCGCGCCTTCGACTGGAAAAAGAACTTCAAGAAAGCAAGTATATGCAGCTCCATCAACAAATCCGACCGCATTTCTTTTTCAATGCGTTGAATGCTTTCTTATCCTTGGCACGCTTAGGAAAAAATGAAGAAATGATTCGGGGAATGGAGCATTTTGCGCTGTTTTTGCGTGATAGCTATGAGACGAAACAGCCGCTTATTCCGTTCAAACAAGAATGGGCGCATACAAGCAACTATCTAGCGGTGCAGCAGCTTCGCTTCGGTTCACGGCTGTCGGTGTCGGTGCAAATGGATCCGGATGGAGAGCGTGCGCTCATTCCTTCTTATACGTTGCAAACGCTGGTGGAAAACGCATTCAAACATGGCCTTGAGAAAAAAGCGGGTGAAAAATGTTTGGCGATCGATTTTCGACGCCAAGGCAACTGGGTATATTTGCGTGTCTGCGATAATGGCAATGAAGGGAAGGAGTTATCCATCACGAATGAAGGTGTCGGCTTGGATAATTTGCGCAAGCGGTTTGCTCTTTTGTTTGATTTGCCAACTCAGCTTGTGTTGCAAAAAGATGAACGCGGCTGGACAGAGGCGCTTGTCGTTTGGCCGTATGTTCCAGGGGATGAGGGATAA
- a CDS encoding Transposase and inactivated derivatives, with the protein MMPNHKDEIEKLSTAMKEAKSKRAYERYQAIYLHLQGYTKGEIATIIGRSKKTIYNYIHAYAQRGLDGLEMKYSPGAPRRLTPEQEKELALIIEHQLPVDVGFEAKYNWTLAIIAELIQQKWGPTYTLRGTSDILHRLGLSYTKPTYTLANADEEKQKEFVEITFPEVKKKLVDGNIAHVLFQDESMIRDYQAIQKTWFVKGKQRIIPTFGKHQGLKLIGTLNYETGEVFCIEEERYDAETFLRFLQLVLERYPTGKIVMILDNARIHHAKLIQPFLKEHEDRLELVFLPPYSPQLNLIEGLWKWLKSDVIYNVFYSSVQEIRKNVQAFIQRINQKPEQTIDRLCVQL; encoded by the coding sequence ATGATGCCAAATCACAAAGACGAGATCGAAAAGTTGTCCACTGCCATGAAAGAAGCAAAAAGTAAACGAGCATATGAACGCTACCAAGCGATTTATCTTCATTTGCAGGGATATACCAAAGGAGAAATCGCAACGATTATTGGTCGATCCAAGAAAACTATTTATAACTATATTCATGCCTACGCCCAGCGCGGTCTTGATGGACTGGAGATGAAATACTCACCTGGCGCCCCACGTCGATTGACCCCTGAGCAGGAAAAAGAGCTGGCTTTGATCATTGAACATCAGCTCCCCGTAGATGTGGGATTCGAAGCAAAATATAATTGGACGCTTGCGATAATCGCTGAACTCATTCAACAAAAGTGGGGGCCAACATACACGCTTCGCGGAACAAGTGACATTCTGCATCGGTTAGGGCTAAGCTATACGAAACCGACCTATACACTAGCCAATGCCGATGAAGAGAAACAAAAAGAATTCGTCGAAATCACCTTCCCTGAAGTAAAAAAAAAACTGGTAGATGGGAACATCGCCCATGTCCTCTTTCAAGATGAGTCGATGATTCGTGATTACCAAGCGATTCAAAAAACATGGTTTGTCAAAGGAAAACAACGAATCATTCCGACGTTTGGAAAACATCAAGGGCTGAAGCTGATTGGCACATTGAACTACGAAACAGGGGAAGTGTTTTGCATCGAAGAAGAACGCTATGACGCGGAAACATTTCTTCGATTTCTTCAACTTGTGTTAGAACGCTATCCTACAGGCAAAATAGTGATGATTTTAGATAACGCTCGAATTCACCATGCCAAACTCATTCAGCCATTTTTAAAAGAACACGAAGATCGGTTAGAGCTCGTCTTTTTGCCACCATACAGTCCGCAATTGAACTTGATTGAAGGGCTATGGAAATGGCTGAAATCAGACGTGATTTACAACGTGTTCTATTCGAGTGTGCAAGAAATTAGAAAGAATGTCCAAGCCTTTATTCAGCGAATCAACCAGAAACCAGAACAAACGATCGATCGTTTGTGTGTTCAGTTGTAA
- the ptsG_2 gene encoding EIICBA-Glc, which produces MLGFLQRLGKALMLPIAVLPAAGLLLRLGQPDLS; this is translated from the coding sequence ATGTTAGGGTTTTTGCAGCGGCTAGGAAAAGCGTTAATGCTGCCGATTGCCGTATTGCCGGCGGCGGGATTGCTGCTTCGGCTCGGTCAGCCTGATTTATCTTAA
- the yvoA gene encoding HTH-type transcriptional repressor yvoA: MIDKQSPIPIYYQLEQYIKEKIEKGEWQPGEIIPSERELAEMYDISRMTVRQAVNNLVNDGYLIRRRGKGTFVAAQKIEQPLKGLTSFSEDMRARGMEPGTIVLSFETVPASEKLAEGLGVAEGDDLYEVRRLRLADGLPMALETLYIPVCLVPELTRDVVSGSVYEFIEKEKGLVIGSAVQTLEASVARQVEAEHLKMKEGAPVLLLERRTQLVDGRPLEVVKSVYRGDRYKFMIEMKRGGS, from the coding sequence GTGATCGATAAACAGTCGCCGATTCCGATTTACTATCAGCTCGAGCAATATATAAAAGAAAAGATTGAAAAAGGAGAATGGCAGCCGGGCGAGATAATCCCGTCTGAGCGCGAGTTGGCGGAAATGTATGACATCAGCCGAATGACCGTTCGGCAGGCGGTCAACAATTTAGTGAACGATGGCTATCTCATCCGCCGGCGCGGGAAGGGGACGTTTGTCGCCGCCCAAAAAATCGAGCAGCCGCTGAAAGGGCTGACGAGCTTTTCCGAAGATATGCGGGCGCGCGGCATGGAGCCCGGCACGATCGTCCTTAGCTTTGAGACGGTTCCGGCTTCCGAGAAGCTCGCTGAAGGACTTGGCGTCGCGGAAGGCGATGACCTTTACGAAGTCCGCCGCCTTCGGTTGGCCGACGGCTTGCCGATGGCGCTCGAGACGCTCTATATCCCTGTCTGTCTTGTTCCGGAACTGACGCGTGATGTTGTAAGCGGTTCCGTCTATGAATTTATCGAAAAAGAAAAAGGTCTGGTCATCGGCTCTGCAGTTCAAACATTGGAAGCCTCGGTCGCCCGCCAGGTGGAGGCGGAGCATCTGAAGATGAAAGAAGGAGCGCCGGTGCTGCTGCTTGAGCGCCGCACGCAACTTGTCGACGGCCGGCCGCTTGAAGTCGTCAAATCGGTGTACCGCGGCGACCGGTACAAATTTATGATTGAGATGAAAAGGGGAGGATCATGA
- the nagB gene encoding Glucosamine-6-phosphate deaminase 1: MALKLLKAADYAEMSRQAADIIIKQVKEKPNAVLGLATGSTMLGVYRELAADHRQHGTSYRLVRTVNLDEYVGLGPDHPNSYRHYMNEHLFSKLDIPLHETHVPNGLAADLDEECRRYERLIDELGGIDLQLLGIGRNGHIGFNEPGTPFSSPTHVVELAESTRKANARFFGSLDDVPRRAITMGIATILRSRRLVLLASGREKAEAMARLLEGVVTPDLPASALHLHPDVTIIADREALSLIPKEKRRVDAP; encoded by the coding sequence ATGGCTTTGAAGCTTTTGAAAGCTGCTGACTACGCAGAGATGAGCCGCCAAGCGGCGGACATCATCATCAAACAAGTCAAGGAAAAGCCGAACGCCGTTCTCGGCTTGGCGACCGGCTCGACGATGCTCGGCGTGTACCGCGAATTGGCCGCCGATCATCGGCAGCATGGGACATCGTATCGGCTTGTGCGCACGGTCAATTTGGATGAATATGTCGGCCTTGGTCCGGATCATCCGAACAGCTATCGCCATTATATGAATGAGCATTTGTTTTCAAAGCTTGACATCCCGCTTCACGAGACGCATGTGCCGAACGGCTTGGCCGCTGATCTTGACGAAGAATGCCGCCGCTACGAACGGCTCATCGATGAATTGGGCGGCATCGATTTGCAGCTCTTGGGCATCGGCCGCAACGGCCATATCGGCTTTAACGAACCAGGGACGCCGTTTTCATCGCCGACCCATGTCGTCGAGCTTGCCGAATCTACGCGCAAGGCAAACGCCCGCTTTTTTGGGTCGTTGGATGACGTGCCGCGCCGTGCCATTACGATGGGGATTGCGACCATTTTGCGCAGCCGCCGCCTCGTGCTGTTGGCGTCGGGACGAGAAAAAGCAGAGGCCATGGCTCGGCTTTTAGAAGGCGTTGTCACCCCGGACTTGCCGGCTTCCGCGCTTCACCTTCATCCGGACGTGACGATCATTGCCGACCGGGAGGCGCTCTCGCTCATTCCGAAGGAAAAGCGGCGGGTGGATGCGCCGTGA
- the nagA gene encoding N-acetylglucosamine-6-phosphate deacetylase, translating into MKRWILKNAAVYAETGNIEQGYVLIEGEKVAAIGPMSSCPTDAGAEVIELSSRFSIAPGFIDVHIHGAAGADVMDATPEALDKMANALPAEGTTSFLATTMTAPSEQIEAALRNVARYMAEANRPGAAEVLGVHLEGPFLSPKRAGAQHPRHLADPDISLFQHWQKAAGGHIRLVTLAPERNGGLELASYLKQTGVIASIGHSDAVYDEVKAAVHAGVTHATHLFNGMRGIHHREPGVAGAVLMFEEVMCELIADGLHVAPPMVRFAYRNKGSEGLILITDAMRAKCLGDGKYDLGGQEVEVCGGEARLADGTLAGSVLKLGEAIRRVLDYTGCTLEEVIRMASWNPAKQLGVLDRKGSLRPGKDADVVVLNERYEVMMTFCRGALAYRKQDERGEERWL; encoded by the coding sequence ATGAAGCGGTGGATATTGAAAAATGCCGCGGTGTATGCAGAAACAGGAAACATTGAACAAGGGTATGTGCTGATCGAAGGGGAAAAAGTGGCCGCGATCGGGCCGATGTCGTCGTGCCCAACTGATGCAGGGGCGGAAGTGATCGAGCTTTCCTCACGGTTTTCCATCGCGCCGGGATTCATCGATGTCCATATTCATGGGGCGGCTGGGGCGGATGTCATGGATGCGACCCCGGAGGCGCTTGACAAGATGGCCAACGCCTTGCCGGCGGAAGGGACGACGAGCTTTTTGGCGACGACGATGACAGCGCCAAGCGAACAAATCGAAGCCGCGCTTCGCAACGTCGCTCGCTATATGGCGGAGGCGAACAGGCCGGGAGCCGCCGAAGTGCTCGGTGTTCATCTGGAAGGACCGTTTTTGTCGCCGAAGCGCGCCGGGGCGCAGCACCCGCGCCATCTCGCCGATCCGGACATCTCACTGTTCCAGCACTGGCAAAAGGCGGCAGGCGGCCACATCCGCCTTGTCACGCTTGCCCCGGAGCGGAACGGGGGGCTGGAACTTGCCTCCTACTTGAAACAGACGGGTGTGATCGCTTCGATCGGCCATTCCGATGCCGTTTACGACGAAGTAAAAGCGGCGGTCCATGCAGGGGTGACGCATGCGACCCACCTGTTCAATGGGATGCGCGGCATCCATCACCGTGAACCGGGTGTCGCCGGTGCGGTGCTTATGTTTGAAGAAGTCATGTGCGAGCTGATCGCCGATGGGCTGCACGTCGCGCCGCCGATGGTCCGCTTCGCTTACCGGAATAAAGGAAGCGAGGGGCTTATCTTAATCACCGACGCCATGCGGGCGAAATGTCTCGGCGATGGGAAGTATGATCTCGGCGGCCAAGAGGTGGAAGTCTGCGGTGGGGAGGCGCGGCTTGCCGACGGAACGCTGGCGGGAAGCGTGCTCAAGCTTGGCGAGGCCATCCGCCGTGTGCTCGACTATACGGGTTGCACGTTGGAAGAGGTGATCCGCATGGCGAGCTGGAATCCGGCGAAACAGCTTGGCGTGCTTGATCGGAAAGGCAGCTTGCGGCCCGGCAAAGACGCCGATGTCGTCGTGTTGAATGAACGATATGAAGTCATGATGACGTTTTGCCGCGGCGCCCTTGCCTATCGCAAGCAGGATGAAAGGGGTGAAGAGCGATGGCTTTGA
- the srrB gene encoding Sensor protein srrB has protein sequence MWLFRSVVGKLWFTILLLVSCVLFILSILLIKFLEDYYVQEAENDLTRLATKVAEVMHDYRDEQLARSIAWTLVDNRTKAVIVADESHYWYSPGDAGLDNMPLSSIRQDRDLRRVLTDGKTVKKRLYMLERYPKEKLPRDMIIVGVPMSMPDGSRGAVFIYQSLEAIADATERTKELIFLAAFIAIVMTTFFAFFLSTRITAPLRKMRQAAFEMARGHFDMKVPILTNDEIGGLAMAFNQMGRRLQFNINALNQEKEQLASILSSMADGVLTFNRDGEILITNPPAERFLQAWYFEQGNDAEAMAPLPPQVKELFARVVREEKEQSTEVTLQGRTWVILMTPLYGKTMVRGAVAVLRDMTEERRLDKLRKDFIANVSHELRTPIAMLQGYSEAIIDDIAASEDEKKEMAKVIYDESLRMGRLVNDLLDLARMEAGHIELHYEQVKLAPYIERVIRKFHGLAREKGIELEAEFRDGDMDIAFDPDRIEQVLTNLIDNAIRHTESGGAVRLIAERSGDGVTIHVQDSGSGIPEEDLPFVFERFYKADKARTRGRSGTGLGLAIAKNIVEAHKGLITVHSKLNEGTTFSFYLPARGPKGA, from the coding sequence ATGTGGCTGTTTCGCAGCGTCGTCGGCAAGCTATGGTTTACGATTTTGTTGCTCGTTTCGTGCGTGCTGTTTATTTTAAGCATTTTGCTTATTAAATTTTTGGAAGATTATTATGTGCAGGAAGCGGAAAACGACTTGACCCGCCTGGCGACAAAAGTGGCCGAGGTGATGCACGATTACCGCGATGAGCAGCTTGCCCGCTCGATCGCTTGGACGCTTGTGGACAATCGAACGAAAGCCGTCATCGTCGCCGATGAGTCGCACTATTGGTATTCGCCTGGCGATGCTGGTTTGGACAATATGCCGCTGTCGTCGATCCGCCAAGATCGGGACTTGCGGCGTGTGCTGACAGATGGGAAAACGGTGAAAAAGCGTTTGTATATGCTGGAGCGGTATCCAAAAGAAAAGCTGCCCCGTGATATGATCATTGTCGGCGTGCCGATGTCGATGCCGGATGGCAGCCGAGGAGCTGTGTTTATCTATCAGTCGCTCGAGGCGATCGCCGACGCGACGGAGCGGACGAAAGAGTTAATTTTTCTCGCCGCGTTTATCGCCATTGTCATGACGACGTTTTTTGCCTTTTTCTTGTCGACGCGCATCACCGCTCCGCTCCGGAAAATGCGGCAAGCCGCGTTCGAAATGGCGCGGGGCCATTTCGATATGAAAGTGCCGATTTTAACGAACGATGAGATCGGTGGGCTGGCGATGGCGTTCAACCAAATGGGACGGCGTCTGCAGTTTAACATCAACGCCTTAAACCAGGAAAAAGAACAGCTCGCCAGCATTTTAAGCAGCATGGCCGACGGCGTCTTGACGTTTAACCGCGACGGGGAAATCTTGATTACGAACCCGCCGGCTGAGCGGTTTTTGCAGGCGTGGTATTTTGAGCAAGGAAACGACGCGGAAGCGATGGCGCCGTTGCCGCCGCAAGTGAAAGAGCTGTTCGCCCGCGTCGTTCGCGAGGAGAAGGAGCAATCGACCGAAGTGACGCTGCAGGGGCGGACGTGGGTCATTTTAATGACGCCGCTGTACGGCAAAACGATGGTGCGCGGCGCGGTGGCTGTTTTGCGCGACATGACGGAAGAGCGGCGGCTTGACAAGCTGCGCAAAGACTTTATCGCCAACGTTTCGCACGAATTGCGCACGCCGATTGCCATGCTTCAAGGCTACAGCGAGGCGATCATCGACGATATCGCGGCAAGCGAAGACGAGAAAAAAGAGATGGCGAAAGTCATTTATGACGAGTCGCTGCGCATGGGCCGCCTAGTGAATGATTTGCTTGATTTGGCGCGCATGGAAGCCGGGCATATCGAGCTGCACTATGAACAGGTGAAGCTCGCTCCGTATATTGAGCGGGTGATCCGCAAGTTTCACGGGCTGGCGAGAGAAAAAGGGATCGAGCTGGAGGCCGAATTCCGCGATGGCGACATGGACATCGCGTTTGATCCCGATCGGATTGAGCAAGTGCTGACCAACTTGATCGATAACGCCATCCGTCATACAGAATCAGGCGGCGCGGTCCGCTTGATCGCTGAACGAAGCGGCGACGGCGTGACGATCCATGTCCAAGATTCGGGCTCCGGCATCCCGGAAGAAGACTTGCCGTTTGTGTTCGAGCGGTTTTACAAAGCGGATAAAGCGCGCACGCGCGGCCGTTCCGGAACGGGATTGGGCCTTGCCATCGCCAAAAACATCGTCGAAGCGCATAAAGGGCTCATCACCGTCCACAGCAAACTGAACGAAGGAACGACGTTTTCGTTTTATTTGCCGGCCCGCGGGCCGAAAGGAGCGTAG
- the srrA_3 gene encoding Staphylococcal respiratory response protein A — protein sequence MEKQEKTIRILVVDDEERIRRLLKMYLERENYVIDEAGDGNEALEKALTNDYDVILLDLMLPGKDGIEVCKEIREQKTTPIIMLTAKGEESNRVQGFEVGTDDYIVKPFSPREVVLRVKALLRRAANAPYAPVETTAKDVLVFPHLTIDNDAHRVTVDGKEVSLTPKEYELLLFLARSPDKVFDREQLLKEVWHYEFFGDLRTVDTHIKRLREKLNKASPQAGKMIVTVWGVGYKFEAVND from the coding sequence TTGGAAAAACAAGAAAAAACCATCCGTATTTTAGTGGTTGACGATGAAGAGCGCATCCGGCGGCTCTTGAAAATGTATTTGGAGCGGGAAAACTATGTGATCGATGAGGCCGGCGACGGCAATGAAGCGTTGGAGAAGGCGTTGACGAATGATTATGACGTCATTTTGCTCGATCTGATGCTGCCGGGCAAAGATGGAATTGAGGTGTGCAAAGAAATCCGCGAGCAAAAAACGACGCCGATCATCATGTTGACGGCAAAAGGCGAAGAATCCAACCGCGTGCAAGGGTTTGAAGTCGGCACGGATGATTACATCGTCAAGCCGTTCAGTCCGCGCGAAGTCGTGCTGCGCGTAAAAGCGCTGTTGCGCCGCGCGGCGAACGCCCCCTACGCGCCGGTGGAGACGACGGCGAAAGACGTGCTTGTGTTTCCGCATTTGACGATTGACAACGATGCCCACCGGGTGACGGTCGACGGCAAGGAAGTCAGCTTAACGCCGAAAGAATATGAGCTGCTTCTCTTTCTGGCCCGCTCGCCCGACAAAGTGTTCGACCGCGAACAGCTGTTGAAGGAAGTATGGCATTACGAATTTTTCGGCGACTTGCGCACGGTCGACACCCACATTAAACGGTTGCGCGAAAAGTTGAATAAAGCGTCGCCGCAGGCGGGAAAAATGATCGTCACCGTCTGGGGCGTCGGCTACAAGTTTGAGGCAGTGAACGACTGA
- a CDS encoding ABC-type uncharacterized transport system, permease component: MDMAQLSSTLLYISFVLYLIGTFFFGGAIRDKRKERQGKDRWSQLGIAVTIIGFLTQVGYFITRWIAAGHAPVSNLFEFTTFFGMMLVAAFIIVYFIYRLSVLGLFALPVALLIIAYASMFPREISPLIPALQSDWLHIHVTTAAAGEAILAISFVAGLIYLIRVVDQSKPSKRTFWLEVVMFCLVATLGFVIVSTAFGLSGYEAKFAWVDKNGQAAEVEYHMPALVGPHKGELMKESAGRMEPLVEMPAIINAKKLNTVIWSLMAGAVLYIALRLALRKRIAAALKPLVKNVNLDLTDEICYRAVAIGFPVFTLGALIFAMIWAQIAWTRFWGWDPKEVWALITWLFYAAFLHLRLSKGWHGEKSAWLAVIGFAIIMFNLVAVNLVIAGLHSYAGT, translated from the coding sequence ATGGACATGGCACAGCTTAGCAGCACATTGCTCTATATTTCGTTTGTGTTATATTTGATCGGCACGTTTTTTTTTGGCGGCGCCATTCGCGACAAACGGAAGGAGCGGCAAGGAAAGGATCGTTGGTCGCAGCTTGGCATTGCCGTGACGATCATCGGTTTTCTCACCCAGGTCGGGTATTTCATCACGCGCTGGATCGCTGCCGGGCATGCTCCGGTGAGCAATTTGTTCGAGTTTACAACGTTTTTCGGCATGATGCTTGTCGCTGCTTTTATCATTGTTTATTTCATTTACCGGTTGAGCGTGCTCGGCCTGTTTGCGCTTCCGGTCGCGTTGCTGATCATCGCCTATGCGAGCATGTTTCCGCGGGAAATTTCGCCGCTCATCCCCGCTTTGCAAAGCGACTGGCTGCACATTCACGTGACAACGGCGGCCGCCGGGGAGGCGATTTTGGCGATCAGCTTTGTCGCTGGTTTGATTTACTTGATTCGCGTCGTCGATCAGTCGAAGCCGTCCAAGCGCACGTTTTGGCTGGAAGTCGTCATGTTTTGCCTTGTGGCGACGCTCGGCTTTGTCATCGTCTCAACGGCGTTTGGGCTTTCCGGGTACGAGGCGAAGTTCGCTTGGGTTGATAAAAACGGCCAGGCAGCCGAAGTCGAGTACCATATGCCGGCGCTTGTCGGGCCGCACAAAGGGGAGCTTATGAAAGAAAGCGCCGGCCGCATGGAGCCGCTTGTTGAGATGCCGGCGATCATTAACGCGAAAAAGTTGAATACCGTCATTTGGTCGTTGATGGCGGGGGCGGTCTTGTACATCGCGCTTCGCCTCGCATTGCGCAAGCGCATCGCCGCCGCGCTCAAGCCGCTTGTGAAAAACGTCAATTTGGATTTAACCGATGAAATTTGCTATCGAGCTGTAGCGATCGGATTCCCGGTGTTTACGCTCGGGGCGCTCATTTTTGCCATGATTTGGGCGCAAATCGCCTGGACGCGTTTTTGGGGCTGGGACCCGAAAGAAGTATGGGCGCTGATCACTTGGCTGTTTTACGCTGCCTTTTTGCACCTTCGTTTGTCAAAAGGCTGGCATGGTGAAAAGTCGGCATGGCTCGCCGTCATCGGCTTTGCCATTATTATGTTTAACTTAGTGGCGGTCAACCTCGTCATTGCGGGATTGCACTCGTACGCCGGAACATAA
- the ccsB gene encoding Cytochrome c biogenesis protein CcsB produces the protein MKQVKCECGHVNPHGTAFCESCGKPLEERAGKTLLDMRYEGSARRSQTYKRTFIDQIWAFFSSVKVGVALIVITLIASAIGTIFPQQMYIPPNVDPAEYYKQQYGWAGKLYYELGFNNLYGSWWYILLIALIGVSLVICSLDRVVPLYRALKRQGVKRHPHFLERQRLFGVSRVNDVDKAMAALKERLVERRYHVREEGGHLLAEKGRFSRWGPYVNHIGLIIFLIGAMLRSVPGMYIDEVMWIREGETKEIPGTNGQYFLKSEKFIFETYKKGEDNEAFNAAIDRVGNGMIAKNYQTNVVLYKRVGPVIPGAKPKLEKVKEYPIRVNEPLEFDHYALYQVDFRLNEPKAMSFQLADKQSGKTFGTVTVDLYDPKESYNLGHGYRVELLSYFPDFEFDEDGNPSTKSRVPNNPAFVFKMYAPDRPKGEVSFVAIRQTIEPFGDNKYKMAFAGLQTRNVSGLTVRRDFTLWILGVGGAIFMIGLIQGMYWNHRRIWVQRVNGELWIAAHTNKNWFGLKNELRRLLDGTGVNMPADQLEEGKQAGQGGQAHGHGTA, from the coding sequence ATGAAACAAGTCAAATGCGAATGCGGGCACGTCAACCCGCATGGCACGGCGTTTTGCGAATCATGCGGCAAACCGCTCGAGGAGCGGGCGGGGAAAACGCTTTTGGACATGCGCTACGAAGGAAGCGCCCGCCGGTCGCAAACGTACAAACGAACATTCATCGATCAAATTTGGGCGTTTTTCTCGTCGGTCAAAGTCGGAGTGGCGCTCATCGTCATCACGCTCATCGCTTCGGCGATCGGCACGATTTTCCCTCAGCAAATGTATATTCCGCCGAACGTTGATCCGGCGGAGTATTATAAGCAGCAGTACGGCTGGGCAGGGAAGCTGTATTATGAGCTCGGCTTTAACAATTTGTACGGCTCATGGTGGTACATTTTGCTCATCGCCTTAATCGGCGTTTCGCTTGTCATTTGCAGCTTGGACCGGGTCGTTCCGCTTTACCGCGCCTTGAAGCGGCAAGGGGTGAAGCGCCATCCGCATTTCTTGGAGCGGCAGCGGCTGTTTGGCGTCTCGCGCGTCAACGATGTGGACAAGGCGATGGCCGCCCTGAAAGAGCGGCTTGTTGAGCGGCGCTATCACGTCCGTGAGGAAGGCGGCCACCTGCTTGCCGAAAAAGGGCGGTTTTCGCGTTGGGGGCCGTATGTCAACCATATCGGTCTGATCATTTTCCTCATCGGGGCGATGCTCCGCTCGGTGCCGGGCATGTACATTGATGAAGTGATGTGGATCCGCGAAGGGGAGACGAAAGAAATTCCGGGCACGAATGGCCAATATTTTTTAAAGAGCGAAAAATTTATTTTTGAAACCTATAAAAAAGGCGAGGACAACGAGGCGTTTAACGCCGCCATCGACCGCGTCGGCAACGGGATGATCGCCAAAAACTATCAAACAAACGTCGTGTTGTATAAGCGCGTCGGTCCTGTGATCCCCGGCGCCAAGCCGAAGCTTGAAAAAGTGAAGGAGTATCCGATTCGCGTCAACGAGCCGCTGGAGTTCGACCATTATGCGCTCTATCAAGTCGATTTCCGCTTGAATGAGCCGAAAGCGATGTCATTTCAGTTGGCGGACAAGCAGTCGGGGAAAACGTTCGGCACGGTGACGGTCGATTTGTATGATCCGAAAGAGTCGTACAATCTCGGACATGGGTATCGCGTTGAGCTATTAAGCTATTTTCCTGATTTTGAGTTTGATGAAGACGGCAATCCGTCGACGAAATCGCGCGTGCCGAACAATCCGGCGTTCGTCTTTAAAATGTATGCGCCGGACCGACCGAAAGGGGAAGTCAGTTTCGTCGCCATCCGGCAAACGATCGAACCGTTTGGGGACAACAAATACAAAATGGCGTTTGCCGGGCTTCAAACCCGCAATGTCTCCGGTTTGACCGTCCGCCGCGATTTCACGCTTTGGATTTTAGGGGTAGGCGGCGCGATTTTCATGATCGGGCTCATCCAAGGGATGTATTGGAACCACCGCCGCATTTGGGTGCAACGGGTCAACGGCGAGCTATGGATCGCCGCGCACACGAATAAAAATTGGTTCGGCTTGAAAAACGAGCTGCGCCGTTTGCTTGACGGCACTGGTGTGAATATGCCGGCCGATCAGCTCGAAGAAGGGAAACAGGCCGGACAAGGGGGGCAAGCTCATGGACATGGCACAGCTTAG
- the resA gene encoding Thiol-disulfide oxidoreductase resA, with translation MKKQQRLVMRTVILLVLLAAVGYTIYANFFTEKQAVAVGTTAPDFVLTDLKGREHRLSDYRGKGVFLNFWGTWCKPCEREMPYMNELYPVYQKQGVEILAVNVGEPKLSVEKFAERFGLQFPIVIDRQDQVLNAYNVGPLPTTFLIDKNGEVKKIITGTMTKADIQRHLESIKP, from the coding sequence ATGAAAAAACAACAGCGCCTAGTGATGAGAACGGTTATTTTGCTCGTGCTTTTGGCGGCGGTCGGCTATACGATTTACGCCAACTTTTTTACCGAGAAACAGGCAGTCGCCGTTGGAACGACGGCGCCTGATTTTGTGCTGACCGACCTGAAAGGCCGGGAGCACCGCCTCTCAGACTATCGCGGCAAAGGCGTCTTTTTGAATTTTTGGGGAACGTGGTGCAAACCGTGTGAGCGGGAAATGCCGTATATGAACGAACTGTACCCGGTCTATCAAAAGCAAGGTGTCGAAATTTTGGCGGTCAATGTCGGCGAACCGAAGCTGAGCGTCGAGAAATTTGCGGAGCGGTTTGGGCTGCAGTTTCCGATCGTCATCGACCGCCAAGACCAAGTGTTGAACGCGTACAACGTCGGCCCGCTGCCGACCACGTTTTTGATCGACAAAAACGGCGAAGTGAAGAAAATCATCACCGGTACGATGACAAAAGCAGACATTCAGCGCCATTTGGAAAGCATCAAACCGTAA